A portion of the Micromonospora tarapacensis genome contains these proteins:
- the prfB gene encoding peptide chain release factor 2, whose protein sequence is MTAADFAEQLKDLDATLRNIEAVLDVDRLRADRVRLEEEASAPDLWDDQARAQEVTSQLSYVNGEIEKLGSLRSRLDDARVLLELAEAESDSGVLTEVESEIAGLGKAIQEMEVRTLLSGEYDSREALVAIRAGAGGVDAADFAEMLLRMYLRWAERHGYPTEVYETSYAEEAGLKSATFTVKVPYAYGTLSVESGTHRLVRISPFDNQGRRQTSFAGVEVLPVVEQTDHIDIPENEMRIDVYRSSGPGGQSVNTTDSAVRITHVPTGIVVTCQNEKSQLQNKASALRVLQARLLERKRQEEQAKLQGLKTDAAGSWGDQMRSYVLHPYQMVKDLRTEQETGNPSSVFDGELDSFIEAGIRWRKQQQLAGDRA, encoded by the coding sequence GTGACCGCTGCCGATTTCGCCGAACAGCTCAAGGACCTCGACGCCACCCTGCGCAACATCGAGGCGGTGCTCGACGTCGACCGTCTCCGCGCGGACCGGGTCCGCCTGGAGGAGGAGGCGTCCGCCCCGGACCTCTGGGACGACCAGGCCCGGGCCCAGGAGGTGACCTCGCAGCTGTCGTACGTCAACGGCGAGATCGAGAAGCTGGGCAGCCTGCGGTCCCGGCTGGACGACGCGCGCGTCCTGCTGGAGTTGGCCGAGGCGGAGTCGGACTCGGGCGTCCTCACCGAGGTCGAGTCGGAGATCGCCGGGCTCGGCAAGGCCATCCAGGAGATGGAGGTCCGCACCCTGCTCTCCGGCGAGTACGACTCCCGGGAGGCGCTGGTGGCCATCCGGGCGGGTGCCGGAGGCGTGGACGCGGCCGACTTCGCCGAGATGCTGCTGCGGATGTACCTGCGCTGGGCCGAGCGGCACGGCTATCCGACGGAGGTCTACGAGACCTCGTACGCCGAGGAGGCGGGGCTGAAGTCGGCCACCTTCACGGTGAAGGTCCCGTACGCCTACGGCACGTTGAGCGTGGAGTCCGGCACCCACCGGCTGGTGCGGATCAGCCCCTTCGACAACCAGGGCCGGCGGCAGACCAGCTTCGCCGGGGTCGAGGTGCTGCCGGTGGTGGAGCAGACCGACCACATCGACATCCCCGAGAACGAGATGCGGATCGACGTCTACCGCTCCTCGGGGCCGGGCGGGCAGAGCGTCAACACCACCGACTCGGCGGTGCGGATCACCCACGTCCCGACGGGCATCGTGGTGACCTGCCAGAACGAGAAGTCGCAGCTGCAGAACAAGGCCTCCGCGCTGCGGGTGTTGCAGGCCCGGCTGCTGGAGCGCAAGCGCCAGGAGGAGCAGGCCAAGCTCCAGGGCCTCAAGACCGACGCCGCGGGCTCGTGGGGCGACCAGATGCGCTCGTACGTGCTGCACCCCTATCAGATGGTGAAGGATCTGCGTACCGAGCAGGAGACCGGCAATCCGAGTTCGGTCTTCGACGGTGAGCTGGACTCCTTCATCGAGGCGGGCATCCGGTGGCGCAAGCAGCAGCAACTCGCCGGCGACCGTGCGTGA
- a CDS encoding PadR family transcriptional regulator: protein MAESGVNPTAAALLGLLHEGPMTGGQLMAAAERRLAPYWSMTRSQVYRELPVLAERGFVRLGKPGPRMSQPYAITAAGKRTFSRWLAEDPGRDTIRNPIALRIAFGELHSPSQLKNLQAAANEYHTDALARVREQVKNAKKEGDTYDASALEFAVAYHRAALSWLRSAPAG from the coding sequence ATGGCGGAATCCGGAGTCAACCCCACGGCGGCGGCCCTGCTCGGGCTGCTCCACGAGGGTCCCATGACAGGTGGCCAGTTGATGGCGGCCGCCGAGCGCCGACTGGCGCCGTACTGGTCGATGACCCGCAGCCAGGTTTACCGGGAGCTGCCGGTGCTGGCCGAGCGCGGATTCGTCCGGCTGGGCAAGCCCGGGCCGCGGATGAGTCAGCCGTACGCGATCACCGCAGCCGGAAAACGGACATTTTCCCGCTGGCTGGCGGAGGATCCGGGGCGGGACACCATCCGTAACCCGATCGCCCTGCGCATCGCCTTCGGGGAGTTGCACTCCCCGAGCCAGCTCAAGAACCTCCAGGCCGCGGCCAACGAGTACCACACCGACGCGCTGGCCCGGGTCCGTGAGCAGGTCAAGAACGCCAAGAAGGAGGGCGACACGTACGACGCGAGCGCCCTGGAGTTCGCCGTCGCCTACCACCGGGCCGCCCTGTCCTGGCTCAGGAGCGCACCCGCCGGCTGA
- the pruA gene encoding L-glutamate gamma-semialdehyde dehydrogenase produces MDAVFSVPEPRNEPVRAYEPGSADRERLQRRLTELAAERIDLPMTIAGEQRMAGGEPIQVVQPHRHAHLLGVTGHATHDDARAAVDAAKDAAPGWRALPFEERAAIFLRAAELLAGPWRDTLNAATMLGQSKTAVQAEIDAACEFIDFLRFNVHFARRLLAEQPMSSAGVWNRFDHRPLEGFVYAVTPFNFTAIAGNLPSAPALLGNTVVWKPGPTQQFAAHFTMRLFEAAGLPPGVINMVTGRGEEVSDVVLADPDLAGIHFTGSTKVFQHLWRTVGENIANYRGYPRLVGETGGKDFVVAHPSADVDALHTALIRGAFEYQGQKCSAASRAYVPRSLWAGGLRDRLAATADGLAYGDVTDFRNFGGAVIDEKAFSRHAAALELISSDRSCRTVAGGTADDSVGWFVRPTIFECDDPAHETFTTEYFGPILGVHVFDDARFDEVVTQAEAIAPYALTGSIFATDRRVVDAVAEKMRYAAGNFYINDKPTGAVVGQQPFGGARASGTNDKAGSWHNLVRWTSPRTIKETFVPPTDHTYPHMR; encoded by the coding sequence ATGGACGCCGTGTTCTCCGTACCCGAGCCGCGCAACGAGCCGGTGCGCGCCTACGAGCCGGGCAGCGCCGACCGGGAGCGGCTCCAGCGGCGGCTCACCGAGCTGGCCGCCGAGCGGATCGATCTCCCGATGACGATCGCGGGCGAGCAGCGGATGGCCGGCGGCGAGCCGATCCAGGTGGTCCAGCCACACCGGCACGCCCACCTGCTCGGTGTCACCGGGCACGCCACCCACGACGACGCGCGGGCCGCGGTCGACGCGGCCAAGGACGCCGCGCCGGGCTGGCGTGCGCTGCCCTTCGAGGAGCGCGCCGCGATCTTCCTCCGCGCCGCCGAACTGCTCGCCGGCCCCTGGCGGGACACCCTCAACGCGGCCACCATGCTCGGCCAGTCGAAGACCGCCGTGCAGGCCGAGATCGACGCGGCCTGCGAGTTCATCGATTTCCTGCGGTTCAACGTGCACTTCGCCCGCCGGCTGCTGGCCGAGCAGCCGATGTCGTCGGCCGGGGTGTGGAACCGGTTCGACCACCGGCCGCTGGAGGGCTTCGTCTACGCGGTCACCCCGTTCAACTTCACCGCGATCGCCGGCAACCTGCCCTCGGCGCCCGCCCTGCTCGGCAACACCGTGGTCTGGAAGCCGGGCCCGACGCAGCAGTTCGCGGCCCACTTCACGATGCGGCTGTTCGAGGCGGCGGGCCTGCCGCCCGGTGTGATCAACATGGTGACCGGCCGGGGCGAGGAGGTCTCCGACGTGGTGCTGGCCGACCCCGACCTGGCCGGCATCCACTTCACCGGGTCCACCAAGGTCTTCCAGCACCTCTGGCGCACGGTGGGGGAGAACATCGCGAACTACCGGGGCTACCCGAGGCTGGTCGGCGAGACCGGCGGCAAGGACTTCGTGGTCGCCCACCCCAGCGCCGACGTCGACGCCCTGCACACCGCGCTGATCCGGGGCGCCTTCGAGTACCAGGGCCAGAAGTGCTCGGCGGCCTCCCGGGCGTACGTGCCCCGCTCGCTCTGGGCGGGCGGCCTGCGCGACCGGCTGGCCGCCACCGCCGACGGACTGGCGTACGGCGACGTCACCGACTTCCGCAACTTCGGCGGCGCGGTGATCGACGAGAAGGCGTTCTCGCGGCACGCCGCGGCGCTTGAACTGATCTCCTCCGACCGCAGTTGCCGGACCGTCGCCGGCGGCACCGCCGACGACTCGGTCGGATGGTTCGTCCGCCCGACGATCTTCGAATGCGACGACCCGGCCCACGAGACGTTCACCACCGAATACTTCGGGCCGATCCTCGGCGTGCACGTCTTCGACGACGCCCGCTTCGACGAGGTGGTCACCCAGGCCGAGGCGATCGCGCCGTACGCGCTGACCGGGTCGATCTTCGCCACCGACCGCCGGGTGGTCGACGCGGTGGCCGAGAAGATGCGGTACGCGGCCGGCAACTTCTACATCAACGACAAGCCCACCGGCGCGGTGGTCGGGCAGCAGCCCTTCGGTGGTGCCCGGGCCAGCGGCACCAACGACAAGGCCGGCTCCTGGCACAATTTGGTCCGCTGGACGTCGCCCCGGACGATCAAGGAAACCTTCGTTCCGCCCACCGACCACACCTACCCCCACATGCGGTGA
- a CDS encoding DUF6912 family protein yields MTDELVRVYVPATVPMLARLPEHGLAATQAHAVTPTLREWYAEGDEEELEYVAFTRAAQDALQLIRYDAAAPRRRVVVSADLPAAAVGRGDGELGSSLVELHAPVPSSAVAAIHLDGAGAATDVAAAAQVVVEALAGDPDAQFTVDSAEDHELEWYDPSELESLLRAAAGEQ; encoded by the coding sequence GTGACCGACGAGCTTGTCCGGGTCTACGTGCCGGCGACCGTGCCGATGCTGGCCAGACTGCCCGAGCACGGCCTCGCCGCGACGCAGGCGCACGCCGTCACGCCGACGCTGCGCGAGTGGTACGCGGAGGGTGACGAGGAGGAACTGGAGTACGTCGCCTTCACCCGGGCCGCCCAGGACGCCCTGCAACTGATCCGGTACGACGCCGCCGCCCCCCGCCGACGGGTGGTCGTCTCGGCGGACCTGCCCGCGGCGGCGGTCGGTCGGGGCGACGGCGAGCTGGGCTCCAGCCTGGTGGAGTTGCATGCTCCGGTGCCGTCCTCGGCCGTGGCGGCCATCCACCTGGACGGCGCGGGCGCCGCGACCGATGTCGCCGCCGCGGCGCAGGTGGTGGTGGAGGCGTTGGCCGGTGACCCGGACGCGCAGTTCACCGTCGACAGCGCCGAGGACCACGAACTGGAGTGGTACGACCCGAGCGAGCTGGAGTCGCTGCTGCGCGCCGCGGCCGGCGAGCAGTGA
- a CDS encoding helix-turn-helix domain-containing protein, producing the protein MEPRFLLLSDVATELNVSDSQVYHMVRSGELPAIKIGGRGQWRVERARLEEYIERKYAETAEWVRGNPLAERDAE; encoded by the coding sequence GTGGAGCCGAGGTTCCTGCTCCTGTCCGACGTGGCTACCGAGCTGAACGTGTCGGACTCGCAGGTCTACCACATGGTGCGCAGCGGCGAACTTCCCGCGATCAAGATCGGCGGTCGGGGCCAGTGGCGGGTGGAGCGGGCCCGCCTGGAGGAGTACATCGAACGCAAGTACGCGGAGACCGCCGAGTGGGTACGCGGCAATCCACTGGCCGAACGCGACGCCGAGTAG
- a CDS encoding Rv3235 family protein, giving the protein MTDLRRPGPARPPVRLRPAPQFDPPFVDEGPAAWPAPADGQLALDLFAAARQWPAGREPDRPAARPGVTRSGNRPAAPGTPTWAEPGPPTRPNRAGPGHDPARHLPPGALATATPAATRVAHRFVATCIEVLNGFRPPVQLRRQLDPARSAQLLPELARATARSVPVRRRSTRPGLRLRRLRVCEPRPAAIEAAAVLTGAGGRSWAMALRLEHRRGTWLCTDLRIL; this is encoded by the coding sequence ATGACGGATCTCCGGCGACCCGGACCGGCGCGCCCGCCCGTGCGGCTGCGCCCCGCGCCCCAGTTCGACCCACCCTTCGTCGACGAGGGCCCCGCCGCCTGGCCCGCCCCGGCCGACGGACAGCTCGCACTCGACCTCTTCGCCGCCGCCCGACAGTGGCCGGCCGGCCGTGAGCCCGACCGCCCGGCCGCCCGACCGGGCGTCACCCGCTCCGGCAACCGCCCCGCCGCACCGGGCACCCCGACTTGGGCGGAGCCCGGCCCGCCCACCCGGCCGAATCGGGCGGGGCCGGGCCACGACCCGGCCCGGCACCTACCGCCCGGCGCCCTGGCCACGGCCACCCCGGCGGCCACCCGGGTCGCCCACCGGTTCGTCGCCACCTGCATCGAGGTGCTCAACGGCTTCCGGCCGCCGGTGCAACTCCGGCGCCAACTCGACCCGGCCCGGTCGGCTCAGCTGCTGCCCGAGCTGGCCCGGGCCACCGCCCGTTCAGTGCCGGTGCGGCGCCGTTCGACCCGCCCTGGCCTGCGACTACGCCGGCTCCGCGTCTGCGAGCCACGTCCCGCCGCCATCGAGGCCGCCGCGGTGCTCACCGGAGCCGGCGGTCGCAGCTGGGCGATGGCGCTACGCCTGGAACACCGCCGCGGCACCTGGCTCTGCACCGACCTGCGGATCCTCTGA
- the secA gene encoding preprotein translocase subunit SecA gives MSILEKVLRAGEGRMVRRLKAIAAAVSSIEDDYVNLTDDELRDMTEQFRGRLADGETLDDLLPEAFAVCREAAARVLGQRPYDVQVMGGAALHFGNIAEMKTGEGKTLTSVMPVYLNALSAKGVHVITVNDYLAQRDAAWMGRVHEFLGLTVGVVLPNRPSAEHRAAYECDITYGTNNEFGFDYLRDNMAWSKEELVQRGHNFAVVDEVDSILIDEARTPLIISGPAEHSARWYGEFAAVVGRLQAGKDGEGDYEVDYSKRTIAVTERGVAKVEDRLGIDNLYESVNTPLVGYLNNAIKAKELYKRDKDYIVSDGEVLIVDEFTGRILHGRRYNEGMHQAIEAKEGVEIKQENQTLATITLQNYFRLYDKLSGMTGTAQTEAGEFNKVYKVGVVTIPTHRPMVREDRADVIYKTEKAKFNAVIEDIAERHQAGQPVLVGTVSVENSEILSQLLRRRGIPHSVLNAKFHAREAEIVAQAGRKGAVTVATNMAGRGTDILLGGNPEFLATTELRQRGLDPLENAEEYEKALEEVMPKWRQACDAEAEEVAIAGGLYVLGTERHESRRIDNQLRGRSGRQGDPGESRFYLSLQDELMKRFRSGAVEAVMDRFNIPEDVPIESKMVTRQIKSAQAQIEGQNAEIRKNVLKYDEVMNRQRQVIYAERLRVLNGEDLSDQVRNMIDDVIDAYVRGATTDGYAEDWDLEQLWSSLKQLYPVGITIEGLEEEAGGSRAGIDVEFLVAQLKADAHAAYDRREEQLGTEGARQLERMVLLQVIDRKWREHLYEMDYLQEGISLRAYAQRDPVVEYQREGFDMFATMMDGIKEETVGFLYNLEVQVNEPEAEAEEIQLLDKPVEIRAKGLGRAPQQQGLQYSAPTIDGEAGAGAVAVQHDDQRAPALGIGRPDPATPAAPGRAAPQRPAAGLRGPAVPVNTARQPAPGQASASNGPSRNAPCPCGSGRKYKRCHGAPGGNAAS, from the coding sequence GTGTCGATTCTTGAAAAGGTCCTCCGCGCGGGCGAGGGGCGCATGGTGCGCCGCCTCAAGGCGATCGCCGCCGCCGTCAGCTCGATCGAGGACGACTACGTCAATCTCACCGATGACGAGTTGCGCGACATGACCGAGCAGTTCAGGGGGCGGCTCGCCGACGGCGAGACCCTGGACGACCTGCTGCCCGAGGCCTTCGCGGTCTGCCGGGAGGCGGCGGCGCGGGTGCTCGGCCAGCGGCCGTACGACGTGCAGGTGATGGGTGGTGCGGCGCTGCACTTCGGCAACATCGCCGAGATGAAGACCGGTGAGGGCAAGACCCTGACCTCGGTGATGCCGGTCTACCTCAACGCGCTGTCCGCCAAGGGCGTGCACGTGATCACCGTCAACGACTATCTGGCCCAGCGTGACGCCGCCTGGATGGGTCGGGTGCACGAGTTCCTCGGGCTGACCGTCGGCGTGGTGCTGCCCAACCGGCCGTCCGCCGAGCACCGCGCGGCCTACGAGTGCGACATCACCTACGGCACGAACAACGAGTTCGGGTTCGACTACCTCCGCGACAACATGGCCTGGTCGAAGGAGGAGTTGGTCCAGCGCGGCCATAACTTCGCCGTGGTCGACGAGGTCGACTCGATCCTGATCGACGAGGCCCGCACCCCGCTGATCATCTCCGGTCCGGCCGAGCACTCCGCCCGCTGGTACGGCGAGTTCGCCGCGGTGGTGGGCCGGCTGCAGGCCGGCAAGGACGGCGAGGGCGACTACGAGGTCGACTACTCCAAGCGCACCATCGCGGTCACCGAGCGTGGCGTGGCCAAGGTCGAGGACCGGCTCGGCATCGACAACCTCTACGAGTCGGTGAACACCCCACTGGTCGGCTACCTGAACAACGCGATCAAGGCCAAGGAGCTGTACAAGCGCGACAAGGACTACATCGTCAGTGACGGTGAGGTCCTGATCGTCGACGAGTTCACCGGCCGTATCCTGCACGGCCGTCGCTACAACGAGGGCATGCACCAGGCGATCGAGGCCAAGGAGGGGGTGGAGATCAAGCAGGAGAACCAGACCCTGGCCACCATCACCCTGCAGAACTACTTCCGCCTCTACGACAAGCTCTCCGGCATGACCGGCACGGCCCAGACCGAGGCGGGCGAGTTCAACAAGGTCTACAAGGTCGGTGTGGTGACCATCCCGACCCACCGGCCGATGGTCCGCGAGGACCGGGCCGACGTCATCTACAAGACCGAGAAGGCCAAGTTCAACGCCGTGATCGAGGACATCGCCGAGCGGCACCAGGCCGGCCAGCCGGTGCTGGTCGGCACGGTCTCGGTGGAGAACTCCGAGATCCTGTCCCAGTTGCTGCGCCGCCGGGGCATCCCGCACTCGGTGCTGAACGCGAAGTTCCATGCCCGGGAGGCGGAGATCGTCGCCCAGGCCGGCCGCAAGGGTGCGGTCACGGTGGCCACCAACATGGCCGGCCGAGGCACCGACATCCTGCTCGGCGGCAACCCCGAGTTCCTCGCCACGACCGAGCTACGCCAGCGCGGGCTCGACCCGCTGGAGAACGCCGAGGAGTACGAGAAGGCCCTCGAAGAGGTCATGCCGAAGTGGCGGCAGGCGTGTGACGCCGAGGCGGAGGAGGTCGCCATCGCGGGCGGGCTCTACGTGCTCGGCACCGAGCGGCACGAGTCCCGGCGGATCGACAACCAGCTGCGCGGCCGGTCCGGCCGGCAGGGTGACCCGGGCGAGTCGCGCTTCTACCTCTCGCTCCAGGACGAGCTGATGAAGCGGTTCCGATCCGGCGCGGTGGAGGCGGTGATGGACCGCTTCAACATCCCGGAGGACGTGCCGATCGAGTCGAAGATGGTCACCCGCCAGATCAAGAGCGCGCAGGCCCAGATCGAGGGGCAGAACGCCGAGATCCGCAAGAACGTCCTCAAGTACGACGAGGTCATGAACAGGCAGCGCCAGGTGATCTACGCCGAGCGGCTGCGCGTGCTCAACGGCGAGGACCTCTCCGACCAGGTCCGCAACATGATCGACGACGTGATCGACGCGTACGTGCGGGGGGCCACCACCGACGGCTACGCCGAGGACTGGGATCTCGAGCAGCTGTGGTCCAGCCTCAAGCAGCTCTACCCGGTGGGCATCACCATCGAAGGGCTGGAGGAGGAGGCCGGCGGCTCGCGGGCCGGCATCGACGTGGAATTCCTGGTCGCCCAGCTCAAGGCAGATGCGCACGCCGCGTACGACCGGCGTGAGGAGCAGCTCGGCACCGAGGGCGCCCGGCAGCTGGAGCGCATGGTGCTGCTCCAGGTGATCGACCGCAAGTGGCGGGAGCACCTCTACGAGATGGACTACCTCCAGGAGGGCATCTCGCTGCGGGCCTACGCACAGCGAGACCCGGTGGTGGAGTACCAGCGCGAGGGCTTCGACATGTTCGCCACCATGATGGACGGCATCAAGGAAGAGACGGTCGGCTTCCTCTACAACCTTGAGGTGCAGGTCAACGAGCCGGAGGCCGAGGCCGAGGAGATCCAGCTGCTGGACAAGCCGGTGGAGATCCGGGCCAAGGGCCTGGGTCGTGCGCCCCAGCAGCAGGGCCTGCAGTACTCGGCGCCGACCATCGACGGCGAGGCGGGTGCCGGTGCGGTCGCCGTGCAGCACGACGACCAGCGTGCTCCGGCGCTCGGCATCGGCCGTCCCGACCCGGCAACCCCGGCGGCGCCGGGGCGGGCGGCGCCGCAGCGTCCGGCAGCCGGACTGCGTGGACCCGCGGTTCCGGTCAACACGGCCCGCCAGCCGGCACCGGGGCAGGCGAGCGCCAGCAACGGGCCGTCCCGCAACGCCCCGTGCCCCTGCGGCTCCGGCCGCAAGTACAAGCGCTGCCACGGCGCTCCCGGCGGCAACGCGGCCAGCTGA
- a CDS encoding GNAT family N-acetyltransferase has translation MEPVEITEDGLLLRPWRATDADAVHRACQDPDIQRWTSVPRPYQPEHAQKFVADRARQWELGTGAPFAVCDAASGELLGACGLNTIDRHHELSEIGYWTAPWARGRGVAVHAVRALARWSFDELKLRRLLWAALVGNHASRLVALRAGFQIEGRLRAADPESGGHEWFGSLLPGDVPAPGEVGPAGPGTLAARRAGVFGRGSPPCSPPPAGTS, from the coding sequence ATGGAGCCCGTGGAAATCACCGAGGACGGCCTGCTGCTACGGCCATGGCGGGCCACCGACGCCGACGCCGTGCACCGCGCCTGCCAGGACCCGGACATCCAGCGCTGGACCAGCGTTCCCCGCCCGTACCAGCCCGAACACGCCCAGAAGTTCGTGGCCGACCGGGCGCGCCAGTGGGAACTCGGCACCGGCGCGCCGTTCGCGGTCTGCGACGCCGCCAGCGGTGAGCTGCTCGGCGCCTGCGGCCTGAACACGATCGACCGCCACCACGAGCTGAGCGAGATCGGCTACTGGACCGCCCCGTGGGCGCGCGGGCGGGGCGTCGCCGTGCACGCCGTCCGGGCCCTCGCCCGGTGGTCCTTCGACGAACTGAAGTTGCGGCGGCTGCTCTGGGCGGCCCTGGTGGGCAACCACGCCTCCCGGCTGGTCGCCCTCCGGGCCGGCTTCCAGATCGAGGGGCGACTGCGGGCCGCCGACCCGGAGTCCGGCGGTCACGAGTGGTTCGGTTCGCTGCTGCCCGGCGACGTGCCGGCCCCCGGCGAGGTCGGCCCCGCCGGCCCCGGCACGCTGGCGGCCCGCCGGGCGGGCGTCTTCGGCCGGGGCAGCCCACCCTGTTCGCCACCGCCGGCAGGCACGAGCTGA
- a CDS encoding GNAT family N-acetyltransferase produces the protein MEDRDLDPIVATCRDPETLRWTTVPESYQRTDAEDYLASVHGTWAAGTSASFVVADPADRYAGSIDLRLSATDPLLADVGFMTAPHARGRGYQPAALAAVCAWGFTTLGLARVEWRANVGNVASRRVAEKAGFTFEGTARKALRHRGARVDAWLGGLLAEDLA, from the coding sequence ATGGAGGATCGCGACCTCGACCCGATCGTCGCCACCTGCCGCGACCCGGAGACGCTGCGCTGGACGACGGTTCCGGAGAGCTACCAGCGCACGGACGCCGAGGACTACCTCGCGTCCGTGCACGGCACCTGGGCCGCCGGCACGAGCGCCAGCTTCGTCGTCGCCGACCCCGCCGACCGGTACGCCGGCTCGATCGACCTGCGGCTGTCGGCCACCGACCCGCTGCTGGCCGACGTCGGCTTCATGACCGCGCCGCACGCCCGGGGTCGGGGCTACCAACCGGCCGCGCTGGCCGCGGTCTGCGCCTGGGGCTTCACCACGCTCGGGCTGGCCCGCGTCGAGTGGCGGGCCAACGTCGGCAACGTCGCCTCCCGCCGGGTCGCCGAGAAGGCCGGCTTCACCTTCGAAGGCACCGCCCGCAAGGCCCTGCGCCACCGCGGTGCCCGGGTGGACGCCTGGCTGGGCGGGCTGCTCGCGGAGGACCTGGCATGA
- the hpf gene encoding ribosome hibernation-promoting factor, HPF/YfiA family, with the protein MDIVVKGRNVEVPDHYRVHVADKLAKIERYDHKLIRVDVELFHERNPRQADHCQRVEITCYSRGPVIRAEACTNDFYSALDAAIAKFDARLRRAADRRRVHRGRHAPLSVAAATAGLPVADLPAPAAPAQTGTAIAVAERADEEYADDQPWHIAREKAHPAEPMTIDDALFQMELVGHDFYLFQDKESGRPSVVYRRHAYDYGIISLDI; encoded by the coding sequence ATGGACATCGTGGTCAAGGGTCGTAACGTCGAAGTTCCGGACCACTACCGGGTGCACGTAGCAGACAAGCTCGCAAAGATCGAGCGCTACGACCACAAGCTAATCCGTGTCGATGTCGAGCTGTTTCACGAGCGCAATCCGCGCCAGGCCGACCACTGCCAGCGGGTGGAGATCACCTGCTATTCCCGTGGCCCGGTGATCCGGGCGGAGGCCTGCACAAACGACTTCTACAGCGCACTGGACGCGGCGATCGCCAAGTTCGACGCCCGGCTGCGTCGCGCCGCCGACCGGCGTCGGGTCCACCGTGGCCGGCACGCGCCGCTGTCGGTCGCCGCCGCCACCGCCGGCCTGCCGGTGGCCGACCTGCCCGCGCCCGCCGCGCCCGCGCAGACCGGCACCGCCATCGCCGTGGCCGAGCGGGCCGACGAGGAGTACGCGGACGATCAACCGTGGCACATCGCGCGGGAGAAGGCGCACCCCGCCGAGCCGATGACCATCGACGACGCCCTGTTCCAGATGGAACTCGTCGGCCACGACTTCTACCTGTTCCAGGACAAGGAGTCCGGCCGGCCGAGCGTCGTCTACCGACGGCACGCCTACGACTACGGCATCATCTCGTTGGACATCTGA